The Limosilactobacillus panis DNA segment GGGGAATTATGCTGACTGGAGGAACCTCCCTGTTGAACGGGATTGACCAGCTCTTCAGCTCCCGCCTGAAGGTCCCAGTGGTCGTTTCCCAGGATCCGTTGGATAACGTGGCCAAGGGTGCCGGTGAGATGTTGGAACGAATGCAAAAGGCTGATAAGAAGTAATAAGTGATGGTGCACTTTTTGTGTCGCTTAATACGAGGGTACCAACGGGGAATTTCCGCGCGTCGTCCTTACCGGGTTTGCCGCTATTACCCCGCGTGTTCAGAGTATATGATTCAGGCCCTGCAACGGTTTGGTACCAAGGGCGCACTGCTGGGAATTGTCCGGATTCTGCGTTGCCACCCTTTTGTTAAGGGCGGCTATGACCCGGTGCCCCAGCATTTTACTTTTCAACGTCAACAAAATAATTTAAGGGTGAAAACGTGTCAAAAAAGGATAAAAAAATTGAAGTAAGTGTTAAGGATATTGAACGTCGGCATCAACCTGTCCAACAGATCTTTATTGGTGGCCGCCTTATTGGGGAGGTAATCACCGATAATGATCGCTTTAAAGCCTTGCTGACGGCGGATCAAAGTGAGTTTAACGCTCGCTCGCAAGAAGAAGGGCTGGAAATTGTTCTGCAGCAATACCACTTGCACCAACACTAAACCGCTTGTGGTGGCCAATTCTTCTTGTCAAAATATGGCATAAAGGAGTTAGGTAATGCAACATTTGCAAAATGATGAAGAGAGTCGGATTGATTGGGGAATCATTTTTTGTGTTTTGCTGCTGGCGTTAATTGGTTTAGCGTCAATTTACGTTGCGGCAAGCCATGACCGTCAATCTGTTAGTGTTGCTCGTCAGGTAATTACCCAGTTGGTGTGGTACGCCGTGGGGATTATCCTGGTGGTCGTAATTATGCAGTTTGATGCGGAGCAGCTATGGAAGATTGCCCCGATTGTTTACTGGGCTAGCATCTTTCTGATGTTTGCCATCCTGGTATTCTATAGCCGCTCGTATTACGTTAATACGGGGGCAAAGAGTTGGTTTGCAATCGGGCCGTTTACGTTCCAGCCGTCCGAAATAATGAAACCCGCGTATATTTTAATGATGGGGCGGGTCATCACGACCCACAATAACCGCTACCCGGTTCATACGGTGCGGAGTGACTGGCACTTAATCGGAACAATGTTTTTGTGGCTTTTGCCAGTCTTGATTTCCCTACACTTTCAAAATGACTTTGGGACGGCCCTGGTCTTTTTTGCCATCTTCTGTGGGATGGTCCTGGTTTCCGGGGTAACCTGGCAGATCTTGGCACCTGCAGCCGGCGCCTTAGCTGTTGTCGGCGGGTCCGCACTAGCCATGGTGACGAGTTCCGTGGGGCGGACTATCCTGGAACACATTGGCTTTCAGGCCTACCAATTCGACCGGGTTGACACCTGGCTGCATCCGGAACAGGATACGACCAACCAGGGTTACCAGCTCTGGCAGAGTATTAAGGCCGTTGGTTCCGGTGGAATCACGGGGACCGGGTTCAATAATTCCAAGGTCTATGTACCCGTTCGTGAATCGGATATGATTTTTTCAGTAATTGGGGAAAACTTTGGCTTTGTGGGCAGTGCCCTGTTGATCCTGGTTTACCTCCTGCTGATTTACCTGATGATTCGGGTAACTTTTGATACGCGAAACGAATTTTACGCGTACATCTCAACTGGAGTCATCATGATGATCCTCTTTCACATCTTTGAAAACATTGGGATGAATATTGGCCTCCTACCACTGACCGGTATTCCGTTACCATTCATCAGTGCCGGGGGGTCATCCTTGATTGGGAATTTAATTGGGATTGGGATGATAATGTCAATGCGTTATCACCACCACTCATACATGTTTAGCAGCAATCGTGAGTTTAGATAATGAGGTGCGAATATGGCAACAAAGAATAACTATTTTTGGACAAAGCGGGTAGCTGACGGAACGACCCGGATTGGCTTGAACGATCAGGGGCGCGACGATCTTGGTGAAGTGAGCTTTATCGACCTTCCAGAAACGGGGACCGAGTTAACCGAAGGCGGTAAGTTTCTCTCTGTGGAAGCGGAGAAGGCCGTTACTGACTTGGAAAGTCCGGTTACTGGGAAGATTGTGGCGGTCAATGATAAGCTGGCAGACAGTCCAGAGGACTTGTCCAGTGATGATGAACAAAAGAACTGGATCATTGATGTTAAGTAGTAAATTAAAAGGGT contains these protein-coding regions:
- a CDS encoding glycine cleavage system protein H — its product is MATKNNYFWTKRVADGTTRIGLNDQGRDDLGEVSFIDLPETGTELTEGGKFLSVEAEKAVTDLESPVTGKIVAVNDKLADSPEDLSSDDEQKNWIIDVK
- the yidD gene encoding membrane protein insertion efficiency factor YidD, producing the protein MVHFLCRLIRGYQRGISARRPYRVCRYYPACSEYMIQALQRFGTKGALLGIVRILRCHPFVKGGYDPVPQHFTFQRQQNNLRVKTCQKRIKKLK
- a CDS encoding DUF2969 domain-containing protein, whose product is MSKKDKKIEVSVKDIERRHQPVQQIFIGGRLIGEVITDNDRFKALLTADQSEFNARSQEEGLEIVLQQYHLHQH
- a CDS encoding FtsW/RodA/SpoVE family cell cycle protein codes for the protein MQHLQNDEESRIDWGIIFCVLLLALIGLASIYVAASHDRQSVSVARQVITQLVWYAVGIILVVVIMQFDAEQLWKIAPIVYWASIFLMFAILVFYSRSYYVNTGAKSWFAIGPFTFQPSEIMKPAYILMMGRVITTHNNRYPVHTVRSDWHLIGTMFLWLLPVLISLHFQNDFGTALVFFAIFCGMVLVSGVTWQILAPAAGALAVVGGSALAMVTSSVGRTILEHIGFQAYQFDRVDTWLHPEQDTTNQGYQLWQSIKAVGSGGITGTGFNNSKVYVPVRESDMIFSVIGENFGFVGSALLILVYLLLIYLMIRVTFDTRNEFYAYISTGVIMMILFHIFENIGMNIGLLPLTGIPLPFISAGGSSLIGNLIGIGMIMSMRYHHHSYMFSSNREFR